Proteins encoded in a region of the Perca fluviatilis chromosome 8, GENO_Pfluv_1.0, whole genome shotgun sequence genome:
- the LOC120563810 gene encoding uncharacterized protein K02A2.6-like, with amino-acid sequence MNESSEEERVEEAHGAAVGRRQDQGGEPRMQMATFGTIGDFVEGDEDWTEYVESPAIFQRTMDSLLQGIPYVATYLDDILVTGATEARHLENLEQVLKRLSDAGLRLKREKCVFMAPSVTYLGHSITAEGLRPVEDKVRAIKETPSPKNITELRSFLGMVNYYGKFLQDLSKVLAPLYKLLHNDTKWQWCAEQEKAFKEVKELLQSAKLLVHYDPDKEIVLSCDASPYGVGAVLSHVMEDGSEKPIGFASRPLTSAEKGYSQLDKEGLAIVFAVKRFHQYLYGRVFKIYTDHKPLMSLFSEKRCIPPLASARIQRWALLLSTYQYSIVYRAGKDNANADALSRLPLPETPVSAYVFSLEKLSQTPVKAGQIKQWTDRDPVLSKVKTYLLQGWPKVVDSEELKPNVKRITELSLQDGCIFWGSRVVIPPPGRTWIVEEIHETHPGVSRMKSLARSYVWWPKMDLDLENKVKSCTQCQSNQHMSPPDPLHPWEWPGHPWSRLHLDFAGPFMGQMFLIMVDAHSKWIDAHIMTNITAPVTIDKLRQVFAIHGLPDTVVTDNGPTFTSELFGAFMEQNGIRHVCTAPFHPASNGLAERAVQTVKEGLKRMKGDSLSTRLSRFLFKYRLTPQTTTAWAPAEMLMGRRPKSRLNLLRPDIKATVLRRQEKQKEDHDKQAKERQLKPGDNVYIRNFSNNPTQKWLPGAVLTQRGPLSFVVELTDGRVFRRHQDHIRLRHDTGPEIVSTSELPLVSQTIVRPSPEAKSQEEESVPSREDGQLIKDTQTPLVTPVPEPPKTPKAVVPVAAPEIVCRSQRARKPPDRLNV; translated from the exons ATGAATGAAAGCAGTGAAGAGGAACGTGTGGAGGAGGCACACGGAGCGGCTGTAGGGCGGCGGCAAGATCAAGGTGGAGAGCCTCGCATGCAGATGGCTACGTTTGGGACTATCGGTGACTTTGTGGAAGGAGACGAGGACTGGACAGAGTATGTGGAAAG CCCGGCCATTTTCCAGAGGACAATGGACTCTCTGTTACAAGGGATTCCATATGTAGCCACATATTTAGATGACATTCTAGTTACGGGGGCTACTGAAGCTAGGCATCTTGAAAACTTAGAGCAGGTGCTCAAAAGACTCTCAGACGCAGGGCTGCGCCTAAAACGGGaaaagtgtgtgtttatggCACCAAGTGTGACCTACCTGGGACATTCAATCACAGCAGAGGGGCTCCGTCCAGTGGAGGACAAAGTGAGGGCTATCAAGGAAACTCCAAGCCCCAAGAACATCACTGAGCTCCGCTCATTCCTGGGTATGGTGAATTACTATGGAAAGTTCCTGCAGGATCTGTCAAAGGTGCTAGCCCCACTTTACAAGCTGCTGCACAATGACACAAAGTGGCAGTGGTGTGCAGAGCAGGAGAAAGCATTTAAAGAAGTGAAAGAACTCCTCCAGTCAGCAAAACTGCTTGTTCACTATGATCCAGACAAAGAGATTGTTCTCTCATGTGATGCCTCACCCTATGGAGTGGGGGCAGTCCTCTCACATGTCATGGAAGACGGCTCAGAGAAACCCATAGGATTTGCTTCAAGGCCGCTGACGTCTGCAGAAAAAGGTTATTCACAGTTGGACAAAGAAGGTCTAGCCATTGTTTTTGCAGTGAAGCGTTTCCATCAGTACCTATATGGGCGTGTTTTCAAGATCTACACCGACCATAAACCACTGATGAGCCTGTTCAGTGAAAAACGCTGCATCCCGCCGCTAGCGTCAGCCAGAATCCAGCGGTGGGCACTTCTCTTGTCAACGTACCAGTATTCCATAGTGTACAGAGCGGGGAAGGACAATGCAAACGCGGATGCGTTGAGTCGTCTGCCATTGCCAGAGACACCTGTCTCGGCATATGTCTTTTCATTGGAAAAACTGTCACAGACACCTGTTAAGGCAGGCCAGATCAAGCAGTGGACAGATAGAGACCCAGTGTTGTCCAAAGTAAAGACGTATCTGTTGCAGGGCTGGCCCAAGGTGGTTGACAGTGAAGAACTGAAACCAAATGTCAAACGCATAACAGAACTCAGCCTACAGGATGGCTGCATTTTCTGGGGATCGAGGGTAGTCATACCTCCCCCAGGTCGCACATGGATTGTGGAAGAAATACACGAGACCCATCCAGGAGTGTCAAGAATGAAAAGCCTGGCAAGGTCCTATGTCTGGTGGCCAAAGATGGATTTAGATCTGGAGAATAAGGTAAAGTCATGCACACAATGTCAGTCTAATCAGCACATGTCGCCACCAGACCCTTTGCATCCCTGGGAGTGGCCAGGTCACCCCTGGTCTAGACTACATCTGGACTTTGCTGGCCCGTTCATGGGGCAGATGTTTCTCATAATGGTGGATGCCCACTCCAAGTGGATAGACGCTCACATCATGACCAACATAACGGCACCAGTAACCATAGACAAGCTCAGACAAGTTTTCGCAATCCACGGTTTGCCTGACACAGTGGTCACGGATAATGGCCCAACATTCACCAGTGAGTTGTTTGGTGCGTTCATGGAACAGAATGGAATCCGGCACGTTTGTACGGCTCCTTTCCACCCGGCCTCGAATGGATTAGCGGAGCGAGCTGTCCAGACGGTGAAGGAAGGTCTGAAGCGAATGAAAGGTGACTCTCTAAGTACAAGGCTTTCACGTTTCCTGTTTAAATACCGCCTTACGCCACAGACTACTACTGCATGGGCTCCAGCAGAGATGTTGATGGGGCGTAGGCCTAAGTCCAGGTTGAACCTACTGCGTCCAGACATAAAGGCCACAGTGCTGAGAAGGCAGGAAAAGCAGAAGGAGGATCATGATAAACAGGCAAAAGAGAGACAGCTGAAACCTGGTGacaatgtctatatcagaaatttcagCAACAACCCTACTCAGAAATGGCTACCTGGAGCTGTCCTGACGCAGAGGGGTCCACTCTCATTTGTTGTTGAACTGACTGATGGACGAGTGTTCCGCAGACATCAGGACCACATCCGCCTGCGACATGATACAGGCCCAGAGATCGTCAGCACTTCAGAGCTTCCCCTGGTGAGTCAGACTATTGTGAGACCATCACCAGAGGCAAAGTCACAGGAAGAAGAGTCTGTGCCCTCTAGGGAGGATGGACAGTTGATCAAGGACACACAGACCCCTCTTGTGACCCCAGTGCCTGAACCTCCCAAAACACCTAAAGCAGTTGTGCCCGTGGCAGCACCGGAGATAGTGTGTAGGTCACAGCGCGCTCGGAAACCTCCAGACAGACTGAATGTTTAA